One genomic region from Gossypium hirsutum isolate 1008001.06 chromosome D13, Gossypium_hirsutum_v2.1, whole genome shotgun sequence encodes:
- the LOC107919204 gene encoding aspartic proteinase nepenthesin-1, translating into MSLSLRFLSAKLFLCLCLTLFQHHVTFSASNPTGLTLRAVLDDSPNSPLYLIENMTIAERIERFIQVTNAKDNYLNLNARVGPDNSNSLSRVVMARDGLFYSVWLLIGSQGQEVKLLMDTGGGLTWTQCQPCLNCFPQNLPIYDSRTSTTYSTLSCDHPLCQVEGSLYTCVDDLCIFVHNYHGGLYTTGVASLETFYFPMDPSTALTFNNLVFGCSRDSRNVVFQDTELSGIFGMNMMPDSLMSQLSSFTNFRFSYCLVPFPDLIPHTLVLRFGDDIPLLPPERVKTTMFVHAPYLYNYYVNLVTISFLNDRLGFPPSQFQLREDGLGGCFVDSGYLLTAIEDNYVGGVNAYDVLMDLFTAYYESNNLRRTTDPSGLDMCFERPNDFNNFANLTFHFDGEADYFVPPQHLHIFQQDHFCVAITRGRYATVLGAWQQQNKRMLYDVGLGRLQFADENCAND; encoded by the coding sequence ATGTCTTTATCCCTTCGTTTTCTCAGCGCTAAACTGTTCTTATGCCTCTGTTTAACATTATTTCAACACCATGTCACGTTTTCTGCTTCGAATCCTACTGGTCTAACCCTAAGGGCTGTCCTGGATGATTCTCCAAACTCTCCTTTATACCTTATTGAAAACATGACTATAGCTGAAAGAATCGAAAGATTTATCCAAGTTACCAATGCTAAAGACAATTATTTGAATCTTAATGCAAGGGTAGGCCCTGATAATTCTAATTCTCTATCTCGAGTAGTAATGGCTCGAGATGGTTTATTTTATTCAGTATGGCTTCTAATAGGAAGCCAAGGCCAAGAAGTGAAGCTGTTGATGGACACAGGCGGTGGTCTAACATGGACGCAGTGTCAGCCTTGCCTAAATTGTTTCCCACAGAATCTTCCAATTTATGATTCTAGAACTTCCACTACTTACTCCACTCTTTCTTGTGACCATCCTCTCTGCCAAGTCGAGGGTAGCCTTTATACTTGTGTCGATGACTTATGTATCTTCGTTCATAATTATCATGGCGGCCTCTACACTACGGGGGTCGCATCCCTGGAAACATTCTATTTCCCTATGGACCCATCTACTGCTCTAACTTTCAATAATCTGGTCTTCGGTTGCTCTCGGGATAGTCGTAACGTTGTTTTTCAGGACACCGAACTTTCAGGGATCTTTGGAATGAACATGATGCCGGATTCATTGATGAGTCAGCTTTCTAGTTTTACTAACTTTCGATTCTCCTACTGTTTGGTCCCATTTCCTGATTTAATACCTCATACACTTGTTCTAAGGTTCGGAGATGACATTCCACTGTTGCCTCCAGAACGTGTTAAAACAACGATGTTCGTGCACGCACCTTACCTCTATAATTACTACGTGAACCTGGTGACAATCAGTTTTCTAAATGATCGTCTAGGATTTCCTCCATCTCAATTTCAGCTGAGGGAAGACGGATTAGGTGGTTGCTTCGTTGACTCTGGATATTTGCTCACCGCAATCGAAGACAACTATGTTGGAGGGGTGAATGCATATGATGTACTAATGGATCTGTTTACAGCTTATTATGAGAGCAACAATCTTAGAAGAACAACGGATCCGTCAGGACTTGACATGTGTTTTGAACGTCcaaatgattttaataattttgcaaatcTAACATTCCATTTTGATGGTGAAGCCGATTACTTCGTTCCTCCACAGCATTTGCATATCTTCCAACAAGATCACTTCTGCGTAGCAATAACAAGGGGAAGATACGCAACTGTGCTTGGAGCATGGCAGCAACAAAATAAACGTATGCTTTATGATGTAGGGCTTGGTAGACTCCAATTTGCTGATGAAAACTGTGCGAATGATTAA